Proteins encoded together in one Anticarsia gemmatalis isolate Benzon Research Colony breed Stoneville strain chromosome 1, ilAntGemm2 primary, whole genome shotgun sequence window:
- the dyl gene encoding transmembrane protein dusky-like, whose protein sequence is MKRIRLLLVAAALLIQEATCEPPVDSASLPLEHRTGAGYGPPLPPSHTDDPWPLATPDSPKIKHLQVQCEKTRMRVNIEFDRPFYGMIFSKGFYSDPHCMHLKPGTGHLSATFEIFLNSCGMSSSANHNVATYGSPTPSGSYVENTIIVQYDPYVQEVWDQARKLRCTWYDFYEKAVTFRPFQVDMLHAVTANFLGDNLQCWMQIQVGKGPWASEVSGIVKIGQTMTMVLAIKDDENKFDMLVRNCVAHDGKRAPIQLVDQYGCVVRPKIMSKFQKIKNFGPSASVVSFAYFQAFKFPDSMNVHFQCVIQVCRYNCPEPKCGLGADYGVPLLGGNTIGVEEYGVGSSPHAEYGPPPPAPHGEYGVPPAFPDPRHPADAAGSFSEKRDDAVPPPQAQVSSTPNAPSPSSPAPARDEDEVNLPPPPPPGRRGVYNTVKRKDDGHANLATLGGRPRSVEDLPERLVGVRRRRHTSTPTRIYKRDAQEMTDVNTSRTIQVVAPGDVNFALNNAAANETVVIQSPASDPETICMSVPSFVAGLVMLLLVLVVASLVAAFLFVRVRALDRKGAHGAAAYYETDYVKHTN, encoded by the exons ATGAAGAGGATCAGGTTGCTGCTGGTGGCCGCTGCGCTCCTTATACAG GAAGCAACATGTGAGCCTCCGGTGGACTCGGCTTCGTTACCGCTAGAACACCGAACAGGAGCCGGATATGGTCCACCTCTACCACCTTCACATACGGACGATCCTTGGCCGTTAGCAACACCTGATAGCCCgaaaataaaacacttacaaGTTCAGTGTGAGAAAACACGTATGCGTGTTAATATAGAATTCGATCGTCCTTTCTATGGTATGATATTCTCTAAAGGATTCTACAGTGATCCTCACTGTATGCACTTAAAACCAGGCACTGGCCATCTGAGCGCTACTTTCGAAATTTTCCTCAATAGCTGTGGTATGTCCAGTTCTGCTAATCACAATGTTGCGACGTATGGAAGTCCAACACCTAGCGGCTCCTATGTAGAAAATACGATCATTGTTCAATACGACCCTTACGTTCAAGAAGTTTGGGATCAAGCCAGAAAATTACGATGCACGTGGTACGACTTTTATGAAAAGGCAGTCACATTTAGACCCTTCCAAGTGGACATGTTACATGCAGTGACAGCGAACTTTCTCGGAGATAACCTGCAATGCTGGATGCAAATCCAGGTCGGTAAGGGACCTTGGGCTTCAGAAGTGTCTGGCATAGTCAAGATAGGTCAGACAATGACGATGGTGCTAGCAATTAAAGACGACGAAAATAAATTCGACATGTTAGTTCGAAATTGTGTAGCCCACGATGGAAAACGCGCACCGATACAACTTGTCGATCAGTACGGATGCGTCGTGAGACCTAAAATTATGAGCAAATTCCAAAAGATAAAGAACTTTGGTCCATCAGCATCAGTAGTGTCATTCGCATATTTCCAAGCATTCAAGTTCCCCGACTCCATGAATGTGCACTTCCAGTGTGTAATTCAAGTCTGCAGATACAATTGCCCCGAACCCAAGTGTGGACTGGGTGCTGATTACGGAGTGCCACTATTAGGTGGTAATACCATTGGCGTTGAAGAATATGGCGTAGGTAGCTCGCCTCATGCTGAATACGGACCACCGCCACCGGCTCCGCACGGCGAGTACGGCGTGCCACCAGCGTTCCCGGATCCGCGACACCCAGCGGATGCGGCAGGATCTTTCTCGGAAAAACGCGATGACGCTGTACCGCCGCCACAAGCACAAGTATCCTCTACGCCAAACGCACCCAGTCCCTCGTCTCCGGCTCCAGCTCGAGATGAAGACGAAGTTAATCTACCTCCTCCACCGCCTCCTGGTCGTCGCGGTGTTTACAATACCGTTAAGAGGAAAGACGATGGACACGCCAATTTGGCAACACTCGGAGGACGCCCGCGCTCCGTCGAAGACTTGCCAGAGAGGTTGGTCGGAGTGAGAAGGCGGCGACACACATCCACTCCCACACGAATTTACAAGCGTGATGCTCAAGAAATGACTGACGTCAACACTAGTCGGACGATCCAGGTGGTAGCGCCTGGCGACGTCAACTTCGCACTAAACAACGCCGCGGCCAACGAGACCGTAGTGATCCAGTCTCCAGCGAGTGACCCGGAGACAATATGCATGTCAGTGCCGTCCTTCGTGGCGGGACTGGTGATGCTGTTACTAGTGTTGGTGGTGGCCTCCCTGGTGGCAGCGTTCTTGTTCGTGCGCGTGCGCGCGCTCGACAGGAAGGGTGCCCACGGGGCCGCTGCTTACTACGAAACGGATTACGTGAAGCACACAAACTAA
- the LOC142974957 gene encoding uncharacterized protein LOC142974957 isoform X1: MSQPWMRKVAVKPNRDSRANSRVSVPKVVEDPPSRTVKPNHENQRSQSKNKIPKNVRYDLENALVGLCDVWFEEIKPHLVRKNIKLHVHGAGADRASGDFEEVPSPANNCTHLDPGAAPDQPQPTLASCAGCCSMQPTASKAPCSKPLTAPCQHHTPSPIPLNYDQIPHPICEATQTKRPRLRRKKITPKTQSQTMWRVPRLCRTYSLIAAGAAGLPSPPPFNENYYQFAPPRRRTTTKTRSTQTPTLFPRRVMSVASQTSPMIHPVLSSPLPALRSYSRRRVITDPPCTQYHKLCREPPAREETALFHNDLIDIIGDRNDKKLRIIYNSPTQVEYSSVNLALPPPSQPLSRRKMTSAKKPPWR, encoded by the exons ATGTCGCAGCCGTGGATGCGTAAAGTGGCTGTGAAGCCTAACCGTGACAGTCGAGCAAACAGCCGCGTCTCCGTCCCCAAAGTGGTAGAAGATCCTCCCTCGCGAACAGTCAAACCAAATCATGAAAATCAGCGAAGCcagagtaaaaataaaataccaaagaATGTGCGCTACGATCTGGAAAATGCCTTAGTCGGT TTATGTGACGTGTGGTTCGAGGAGATCAAGCCTCATCTCGTACGTAAGAACATAAAGCTGCACGTGCACGGCGCAGGCGCAGACCGGGCAAGTGGGGACTTTGAGGAGGTGCCGTCTCCTGCGAACAACTGTACCCACCTCGACCCAGGTGCTGCACCCGAT CAACCTCAGCCCACGCTTGCAAGTTGTGCCGGTTGCTGCTCAATGCAGCCAACAGCATCCAAAGCGCCGTGTTCCAAGCCGCTAACGGCCCCCTGTCAACACCACACGCCATCCCCGATACCTCTCAATTACGATCAG ATTCCTCATCCCATCTGTGAAGCAACGCAAACAAAACGGCCACGTCTCCGTAGAAAGAAAATAACACCTAAAACTCAGAGTCAGACGATGTGGCGCGTGCCTCGTTTGTGTCGCACATACAGTCTCATAGCCGCGGGAGCTGCCGGCCTGCCTTCACCGCCGCCCTTCAACGAGAACTAC TATCAGTTTGCCCCGCCCCGTCGCCGAACAACAACGAAGACTAGAAGCACGCAGACACCAACGTTGTTTCCGCGTCGCGTCATGAGTGTGGCTTCACAGACGTCTCCTATGATCCATCCAGTACTTTCCTCTCCATTGCCGGCTCTGCGTTCATACAGTCGACGCCGAGTCATCACGGACCCGCCATGTACGCAGTACCACAAGTTGTGTAGAGAACCACCCGCTAGGGAAGAAACAGCTTTGTTCCATAAT GATTTGATAGATATTATAGGTGATAGAAACGATAAGaaattaagaattatttataacagtCCCACGCAAGTTGAGTATTCTTCGGTGAATTTGGCACTGCCGCCGCCATCGCAACCCCTTTCCCGACGGAAGATGACCAGCGCGAAGAAACCTCCTTGGAGATAG
- the LOC142974957 gene encoding uncharacterized protein LOC142974957 isoform X2 has product MSQPWMRKVAVKPNRDSRANSRVSVPKVVEDPPSRTVKPNHENQRSQSKNKIPKNVRYDLENALVGLCDVWFEEIKPHLVRKNIKLHVHGAGADRASGDFEEVPSPANNCTHLDPGAAPDQPQPTLASCAGCCSMQPTASKAPCSKPLTAPCQHHTPSPIPLNYDQIPHPICEATQTKRPRLRRKKITPKTQSQTMWRVPRLCRTYSLIAAGAAGLPSPPPFNENYVRELFKSIFNKVSVCPAPSPNNNED; this is encoded by the exons ATGTCGCAGCCGTGGATGCGTAAAGTGGCTGTGAAGCCTAACCGTGACAGTCGAGCAAACAGCCGCGTCTCCGTCCCCAAAGTGGTAGAAGATCCTCCCTCGCGAACAGTCAAACCAAATCATGAAAATCAGCGAAGCcagagtaaaaataaaataccaaagaATGTGCGCTACGATCTGGAAAATGCCTTAGTCGGT TTATGTGACGTGTGGTTCGAGGAGATCAAGCCTCATCTCGTACGTAAGAACATAAAGCTGCACGTGCACGGCGCAGGCGCAGACCGGGCAAGTGGGGACTTTGAGGAGGTGCCGTCTCCTGCGAACAACTGTACCCACCTCGACCCAGGTGCTGCACCCGAT CAACCTCAGCCCACGCTTGCAAGTTGTGCCGGTTGCTGCTCAATGCAGCCAACAGCATCCAAAGCGCCGTGTTCCAAGCCGCTAACGGCCCCCTGTCAACACCACACGCCATCCCCGATACCTCTCAATTACGATCAG ATTCCTCATCCCATCTGTGAAGCAACGCAAACAAAACGGCCACGTCTCCGTAGAAAGAAAATAACACCTAAAACTCAGAGTCAGACGATGTGGCGCGTGCCTCGTTTGTGTCGCACATACAGTCTCATAGCCGCGGGAGCTGCCGGCCTGCCTTCACCGCCGCCCTTCAACGAGAACTACGTACGCGAACtgtttaaatctatttttaataaag TATCAGTTTGCCCCGCCCCGTCGCCGAACAACAACGAAGACTAG
- the LOC142974971 gene encoding mitochondrial cardiolipin hydrolase-like, producing the protein MSTEWLKALRTGGSYVCGLALKIFEINLFKNGKQQDESINEILLYGAENEDRDIQQIGLNNLFCIYYVILHASRSVEVCVPSLASDTLAKCLISVHQKNKVKVRITIHNSDNFDNLQLFAQSGIEIKIINPTVPLEHEFLLIDALDDFKDAVAVMGSLDYETTQVNCNLDATVLTSDIAVVTALKREFDRVWTSVPDIPYAKDDKVK; encoded by the coding sequence ATGAGTACAGAGTGGTTAAAAGCATTACGTACTGGAGGATCATACGTTTGTGGACTGGCACTGaagatatttgaaataaatctcTTCAAAAATGGGAAGCAGCAAGATGAATCTATCAACGAGATTCTATTGTACGGAGCAGAAAATGAGGATCGAGATATCCAACAAATTGggttaaacaatttattttgcatttattatgtGATACTTCACGCGAGCAGGTCAGTGGAAGTGTGTGTGCCAAGTCTTGCAAGCGACACCCTGGCCAAGTGTCTCATCAGCGTGCATCAGAAGAATAAAGTAAAAGTCAGAATCACTATACACAACAGCGACAACTTTGATAACTTACAGTTGTTCGCTCAAAGTGGCattgaaatcaaaattataaatccAACTGTTCCCTTGGAGCATGAGTTTCTATTGATTGACGCTTTGGACGACTTCAAAGACGCCGTAGCAGTGATGGGCTCCCTCGACTATGAAACCACGCAGGTCAATTGTAATCTGGACGCGACAGTACTCACGTCCGACATCGCCGTCGTTACAGCTTTGAAGAGAGAATTTGATCGAGTGTGGACATCTGTTCCCGATATACCTTATGCAAAAGATGACAAAgttaagtaa
- the msl-2 gene encoding male-specific lethal 2: MNATSLYVSTCRLIILADAADKSSWTDLFRLVPYLRQSLSCTVCGNLLKEPYTPTKSSCQHHVCKSCKGGRKKLKPSCSWCKDYENYAENLQLRILLQCYKKLCEYFMDTDVYKTLLDEDEIAAGVNGGTVASSGLIDLIQEGAGFSDDYKSTAGLSKSAYSILPCVYTNSAGTQTQAASTSSNSESRNTKDSPNSRSTSNGSPLYSVLYAGSGNKITIKRKAVDETDTSPTESTNRESKSNQLGFKKPSNRSRSSAGSKRKGCRCGNATATPGKLTCCGQRCPCYVESKPCTECKCKGCRNPHRPDGMKVRPHIPQLDSLQLSLNSNEDTSPSCSGSLDSLDTDTLTMEAMEESLNYSSDLKTSNIKVYTSQLQEVSPSLPAAIMMDEDMPGSDDEMSSPRDYAITSPQDFGDHLDHDHDQDDSPQSPLQDGNSDIEVDV; this comes from the exons ATGAATGCCACGAGTTTGTACGTTTCAACGTGTCGACTAATAATCTTAGCGGACGCTGCGGACAAATCATCGTGGACAGATTTATTTCGTTTGGTTCCTTATTTACGACAATCTTTATCTTGTACAGTGTGTGGGAACTTACTGAAAGAGCCTTATACGCCAACGAAATCCAGCTGCCAACATCATGTCTGTAAATCGTGTAAAGGTGGAAGAAAAAAACTTAAACCTTCCTGCAGTTGGTGTAAAGATTACGAAAACTATGCCGAGAACTTGCAACTACGAATACTTTTACAGTGTTATAAGAAACTTTGTGAGTACTTTATGGATACGGAcgtttataaaacattgttgGATGAAGATGAGATAGCAGCAGGGGTAAATGGAGGTACAGTGGCTAGTTCAGGGTTAATAGACTTAATACAAGAAGGTGCTGGCTTTAGCGACGATTATAAGAGCACGGCCGGGCTCTCGAAGTCGGCGTACAGCATCCTGCCATGTGTGTACACCAACTCTGCAGGCACTCAGACTCAAGCTGCCTCTACATCTAGTAATTCAGAATCTAGAAACACTAAAGACTCCCCTAACTCTAGATCCACATCAAATGGATCGCCTTTATATTCAGTCTTGTATGCTGGCTCTGGGAACAAAATAACTATAAAGAGGAAAGCTGTGGATGAAACAGATACCTCTCCTACTGAGTCAACAAATCGAGAAAGTAAA tcaaaTCAATTAGGTTTTAAGAAGCCCTCAAACAGGTCTCGTAGTTCAGCTGGTAGTAAGAGAAAAGGATGTAGATGTGGGAATGCCACAGCTACTCCAGGCAAGCTGACATGCTGTGGGCAGAGATGTCCTTGTTATGTTGAGAGTAAACCATGTACTGAATGCAAGTGTAAAGGATGTAGGAACCCTCATAGACCTGATGGAATGAAG GTGAGACCTCACATACCACAGTTGGACAGTTTACAATTGTCACTTAACTCAAATGAGGATACATCACCGTCATGCTCCGGTTCCTTGGACAGTCTGGACACTGACACCCTCACTATGGAGGCTATGGAAGAATCTCTCAACTACTCCTCCGATCTTAAGACTTCTAATATTAAAG TTTACACAAGTCAGCTTCAAGAAGTATCACCGTCGCTCCCTGCTGCCATTATGATGGACGAAGACATGCCAGGCTCCGATGACGAGATGAGCTCGCCGCGTGACTACGCTATAACGTCGCCGCAAGACTTCGGCGACCATCTCGATCATGACCATGACCAGGATGACTCTCCACAATCCCCACTGCAAGACGGCAACAGCGACATCGAGGTCGACGTATGA